One window from the genome of Cyclobacterium amurskyense encodes:
- a CDS encoding 6-bladed beta-propeller: MKNHNHILFSIQIVFIFSFMACSEPASEENTLYISIAPDDYPTLSFQDFTVEEMIRLETTEDNLMGMDLRVKFSENFIAVMDENKTDKLHLFDRKGSYLSAIAQVGEGPGTIRSLRDFEFGKGEEVLVLSPIADKANVYKISKDGNLSEAFELAYSANSFIRLEGGGFLFQGGYNLPFVTHRVIQTDAEGNIQHRYLENDYENVMLPMMERNFFPSDKGVFMLEIFNPNFYLYKADSLTQVLHADFGTYDLPSNFWEVDLMDSFGEINENGFATFKGVFQQGNLMVIDIVAQKGRSMSKHILFKKDQNIYKLKADRDDDMVFFYPIGINKKEQVLFLTYRSILEKHAQEYPEIFSLDGLPEGDFDYPVILHVALKENL; encoded by the coding sequence ATGAAAAACCACAACCATATTTTATTTTCAATTCAAATAGTTTTCATTTTTTCCTTCATGGCTTGTTCAGAACCTGCTTCCGAAGAAAATACATTATATATTTCAATTGCACCTGACGATTATCCCACGCTATCTTTTCAGGATTTTACGGTTGAGGAAATGATTCGGCTGGAAACAACTGAAGACAACCTTATGGGTATGGACCTTCGAGTAAAATTTTCTGAAAATTTCATAGCGGTAATGGATGAAAACAAAACGGATAAGCTTCACTTATTTGACCGGAAAGGAAGTTACCTTAGTGCTATTGCCCAGGTAGGTGAAGGCCCTGGAACCATCCGATCCCTGAGGGACTTTGAGTTTGGAAAAGGAGAGGAGGTACTGGTGCTTTCTCCTATTGCAGACAAAGCCAATGTATACAAAATTTCAAAGGATGGAAATTTAAGTGAAGCATTTGAATTGGCTTATAGCGCGAATTCTTTTATTAGATTAGAAGGGGGAGGTTTTCTATTTCAAGGAGGGTATAATCTGCCATTTGTAACGCATAGGGTGATTCAAACAGATGCTGAAGGGAATATTCAGCACCGCTATTTGGAAAACGATTATGAGAACGTAATGCTGCCCATGATGGAACGGAATTTTTTCCCATCTGATAAGGGGGTTTTTATGCTTGAAATATTCAACCCAAATTTCTACCTGTATAAGGCTGATAGTCTTACCCAAGTACTCCATGCTGACTTTGGTACCTATGACTTACCATCCAATTTTTGGGAGGTGGATCTTATGGATAGCTTCGGAGAGATCAATGAAAATGGATTTGCCACTTTCAAGGGTGTTTTCCAACAAGGAAATTTGATGGTAATAGACATCGTAGCACAAAAAGGAAGGTCTATGTCCAAACACATTTTGTTTAAAAAGGACCAAAATATTTATAAACTAAAAGCAGATAGGGACGATGATATGGTATTCTTTTACCCTATTGGTATTAATAAAAAAGAACAAGTACTCTTCCTGACCTACCGATCTATTTTAGAAAAGCATGCCCAGGAATACCCCGAAATATTCTCTTTAGATGGTTTGCCGGAAGGAGATTTTGATTATCCTGTTATATTGCATGTAGCATTAAAAGAGAATTTATGA
- a CDS encoding pyridoxamine 5'-phosphate oxidase family protein gives MLFTSSSSEKEILSIISKQLLLGSTDARHPFRFVNLCTLDGNQPDSRYVVLREFKEDLALFFYTDSRSEKVAQINKNPNAALLFYHPIERCQVKIGGKAQIITNTELIKEHWNNVQTEAKKGYQSVLAPKTAVSQPEEGWVQELKYQSKNFSIIKVRAKQIECLQLDDEGHLRIGFNKKQEVWQSTWLVP, from the coding sequence ATGCTTTTTACTTCATCTTCCTCCGAAAAAGAAATATTGTCTATCATTAGCAAACAGCTTCTATTGGGTTCAACTGATGCCCGACATCCTTTTCGTTTTGTGAATCTTTGCACGCTAGATGGCAACCAGCCTGATAGCAGGTATGTAGTTCTTCGTGAATTCAAAGAGGACTTAGCATTGTTTTTTTATACGGACAGCCGAAGTGAAAAAGTAGCGCAAATTAACAAAAACCCAAATGCTGCTCTGCTCTTTTATCATCCAATAGAACGCTGTCAGGTAAAAATAGGTGGGAAAGCACAAATTATCACCAATACTGAATTAATTAAAGAACATTGGAACAATGTCCAAACAGAAGCCAAAAAGGGTTATCAATCTGTTTTAGCACCTAAAACTGCGGTTTCCCAACCCGAAGAAGGCTGGGTACAGGAGCTAAAGTACCAAAGCAAAAACTTTTCAATAATAAAGGTGCGAGCTAAGCAGATTGAATGCCTTCAGCTTGATGATGAAGGCCACCTACGAATCGGTTTTAATAAAAAGCAGGAAGTCTGGCAATCGACTTGGCTTGTTCCATAG
- a CDS encoding heavy metal translocating P-type ATPase, which translates to MASKIEESTCCETHNHSQATKKGLLDSPWIRSLLSFVLLVGAVTGESYIPMQVYGINCWLFVYLLAYAFVGFPVLKNAWKLIRKGEVFTEFFLMGIATIGAFGIGEYPEAVAVMLFYTIGELLQHNAVSKAKGNIQALLDIRPDRARVIRDGNSAWVKPELVNTGEVIEVRAGEKVPLDAQLLNGGGTFNTAALSGESSPAEIKEGEEVLAGMVNLQDLITLRVLRPFAESSLQKIILTVQEATAKKAKTEQFIRKFAKVYTPIVTYMALALVILPYFIVADYSFSEWLYRALVFLVISCPCALVISIPLGYFGGIGAASRKGILFKGSNFLDLITTINTVVFDKTGTLTKGIFAVEKVKTMPNAVPGWEKLAASLESNTNHPIGQAIIRHIKTTLSPVNSLKEIPGKGLMGEVNNKRVLAGNRLLMQDHGIQDVPTENYPIKTVIYCAIDDVFCGYFVLADEIKPDAIEAFVSLRKLGIQHLMIFSGDKAEVVETLGKELKADKAIGGMLPEEKFAKIEALKEDTDKVVAFVGDGINDAPSIAAADVGIGMGGMGSDLAIETADIIIQTDHPSKVALAFRIGKATKSIVWQNIALAFLVKFLVLALGAAGMAGMWEAVFADVGVALLAILNSIRINYLFK; encoded by the coding sequence ATGGCATCTAAAATAGAAGAGAGCACCTGCTGCGAAACGCATAACCATTCTCAGGCTACAAAAAAAGGCCTATTGGATTCCCCTTGGATACGTAGTCTGCTTAGTTTTGTGCTTTTAGTTGGAGCTGTAACTGGTGAAAGTTATATTCCTATGCAGGTTTATGGAATCAATTGTTGGCTGTTTGTATACCTTTTGGCTTATGCTTTTGTAGGCTTCCCAGTTTTGAAGAATGCCTGGAAACTTATTAGAAAAGGAGAAGTTTTCACCGAGTTTTTCCTTATGGGGATAGCTACAATTGGCGCATTTGGTATAGGTGAATATCCGGAAGCTGTAGCTGTTATGCTTTTTTATACCATAGGTGAGTTGCTACAACACAATGCAGTTAGCAAAGCCAAAGGCAATATACAGGCCCTTTTGGACATCAGACCTGATAGAGCTCGGGTAATCAGAGATGGCAATTCAGCTTGGGTAAAGCCGGAGTTGGTGAATACAGGGGAAGTTATAGAAGTAAGGGCAGGGGAAAAGGTCCCTCTAGACGCCCAGCTATTAAATGGAGGTGGAACATTCAATACTGCTGCATTGTCAGGGGAAAGCTCTCCTGCAGAAATCAAGGAAGGGGAGGAAGTTTTGGCTGGAATGGTCAACCTTCAGGATTTAATAACTTTGCGTGTTTTGAGACCATTCGCAGAAAGTTCCCTACAAAAGATTATTTTAACTGTGCAGGAAGCCACAGCTAAGAAAGCTAAAACGGAACAATTTATTCGCAAATTTGCCAAGGTTTATACTCCAATCGTAACCTATATGGCCCTGGCCCTGGTCATTCTTCCCTATTTTATAGTAGCAGATTATTCCTTTAGCGAATGGTTGTATAGAGCTTTGGTATTTTTGGTTATTTCCTGCCCTTGTGCGCTAGTGATTTCAATTCCCTTGGGATATTTCGGAGGAATAGGAGCAGCATCCAGAAAAGGGATTTTGTTCAAAGGTTCCAACTTTTTAGACCTTATCACTACTATCAATACTGTAGTATTTGATAAAACAGGGACTTTAACCAAAGGGATATTCGCAGTTGAAAAGGTGAAAACGATGCCCAATGCTGTTCCGGGATGGGAAAAATTGGCCGCTTCGCTGGAATCCAATACCAACCATCCAATAGGGCAGGCCATAATCCGGCATATAAAAACAACACTAAGCCCAGTGAATTCGCTAAAGGAAATCCCCGGTAAAGGCTTGATGGGAGAGGTTAACAACAAGAGGGTACTTGCTGGCAATAGATTGCTTATGCAAGACCATGGAATACAGGATGTACCCACTGAAAACTACCCGATTAAAACAGTAATCTACTGTGCAATAGATGATGTTTTTTGTGGCTATTTTGTATTGGCAGATGAAATAAAACCGGATGCAATTGAAGCTTTTGTTTCCCTTAGAAAACTTGGGATTCAGCATTTGATGATTTTTTCAGGGGATAAAGCCGAGGTGGTTGAAACCTTGGGAAAAGAACTTAAAGCAGACAAGGCCATAGGAGGAATGCTCCCGGAGGAAAAATTTGCAAAAATTGAGGCCCTTAAAGAAGATACTGATAAAGTTGTCGCTTTCGTTGGGGACGGTATCAATGATGCGCCTTCAATTGCCGCAGCAGATGTTGGCATTGGTATGGGAGGCATGGGAAGCGATCTTGCCATAGAGACAGCGGATATTATAATTCAGACAGACCATCCTTCCAAGGTTGCTTTGGCTTTTAGAATAGGTAAGGCTACTAAAAGCATCGTATGGCAAAATATTGCACTTGCTTTCCTTGTGAAATTTCTCGTTCTAGCTTTAGGAGCAGCAGGAATGGCAGGAATGTGGGAAGCTGTATTTGCTGATGTAGGTGTGGCGTTGCTCGCTATTCTGAATTCCATTAGAATCAACTATCTATTCAAATAA
- a CDS encoding glycosyltransferase family 2 protein produces MRAKPKVSVLISSYNTPFHKLQRAINSVLNQSFQDFEIILVDDGSHNDPENKLIDFCRLHEKKLTYIRKINEGQSQAINKAIRWSAARYIAILDADDEYLPNHIQSCLAQMDTFDLIASKTLTVTDKPDDFYISDRFDKHKKVHVDDCILFATLFGKRKVFKKIGFNEDYGADSDFYERAKKIFNVGKLDLRTYVYYRNNPNSTCEKIKSRYAINKTK; encoded by the coding sequence ATGCGTGCAAAACCCAAAGTTTCCGTGTTGATTTCCAGTTACAATACCCCTTTTCACAAATTGCAAAGGGCGATTAACTCTGTGCTTAACCAAAGCTTCCAGGATTTCGAAATTATTCTGGTAGACGATGGTTCACACAATGACCCTGAAAATAAACTTATTGATTTTTGTCGATTGCATGAAAAAAAATTGACCTATATAAGGAAAATCAATGAAGGGCAGTCCCAGGCTATAAACAAAGCCATTCGATGGAGTGCTGCCCGGTATATCGCCATTCTTGATGCTGACGATGAGTACCTTCCCAATCACATTCAGTCTTGCCTTGCTCAGATGGATACATTTGACCTCATTGCTTCCAAAACCTTAACCGTAACGGATAAACCAGATGACTTCTATATAAGTGACAGGTTTGATAAGCATAAAAAAGTCCATGTAGACGACTGTATACTTTTTGCAACCCTTTTCGGAAAAAGGAAAGTTTTTAAAAAAATTGGCTTTAATGAAGATTATGGTGCAGATTCTGACTTTTATGAAAGGGCGAAGAAAATTTTTAATGTCGGTAAGCTGGACCTTAGGACTTATGTTTACTACAGAAACAATCCTAATAGTACCTGTGAGAAGATTAAGTCAAGGTATGCTATAAACAAGACCAAGTAA
- a CDS encoding lactate utilization protein B translates to MKTTPTHAAAAEEFLKDGERSHWHDDTLWHVRSKRDLSAQKIPEWEQLRTNASQIKDHVLSNLDQLLLQFEKNAAKNGIEVLWAKDADEHNQHVLRILEENQVKNLVKSKSILTEECGLNHFLEDKGYDVVDTDLGERIIQFNKQVPSHIVMPAIHLKKKEIGDIFHEHLGTDEGADDPAYLTEAARQHLRQKFIQAKAAITGVNFGIAETGGFVVCTNEGNADMGTHLADLHIACMGIEKLIPRAADLGVFLRLLARSATGQSITNYTSHFHRPREGKKMYLILVDNGRTDQLGREDFRNSLKCIRCGACMNTCPIYRRSSGFSYGSTVPGPIGSILSPGMDLKKHSTLPFASTLCGSCTNVCPVKINIHEQLYKWRQVITKEGPAQPSKKWAMRFGGNVMSKPKLFDMMGNLARKSLSISPRGFVYNSFNAWGKHRELPEVPKESFKEWYRKNRKQ, encoded by the coding sequence ATGAAAACGACACCAACCCATGCGGCTGCAGCTGAAGAATTTCTAAAGGACGGAGAACGCAGTCATTGGCACGATGATACACTTTGGCATGTTCGTAGCAAAAGAGACCTTTCCGCTCAAAAAATCCCTGAATGGGAACAGTTGCGAACAAATGCCTCTCAGATCAAGGATCATGTCCTTTCAAACTTAGATCAATTATTACTTCAATTTGAAAAAAATGCCGCCAAAAATGGCATAGAAGTTCTTTGGGCCAAAGATGCGGATGAACACAACCAGCATGTATTGCGGATTCTAGAAGAAAATCAGGTTAAAAACCTTGTTAAAAGTAAATCCATACTCACGGAGGAATGTGGACTCAATCATTTTCTAGAAGACAAAGGTTATGATGTGGTCGATACCGATCTGGGAGAAAGAATTATACAATTCAACAAACAGGTACCAAGTCACATAGTGATGCCTGCCATCCACCTTAAGAAAAAAGAAATCGGCGACATTTTCCACGAGCATCTGGGAACGGATGAAGGTGCAGATGATCCAGCCTACCTTACTGAAGCAGCCCGTCAGCATTTAAGACAAAAATTTATCCAAGCCAAAGCAGCCATTACGGGGGTTAATTTTGGTATAGCTGAAACCGGGGGGTTTGTGGTTTGCACCAATGAAGGCAATGCCGATATGGGTACTCACCTGGCAGATTTGCACATTGCCTGTATGGGCATAGAAAAACTCATTCCAAGAGCAGCAGATCTTGGTGTATTTCTTCGGCTCTTGGCCAGAAGTGCTACAGGGCAAAGCATTACAAACTATACCTCCCATTTTCACCGTCCTAGAGAAGGAAAGAAAATGTACCTGATTCTTGTGGACAATGGCAGAACCGATCAGTTGGGCCGTGAGGATTTCAGAAATTCACTTAAATGTATTCGCTGTGGAGCATGTATGAATACCTGCCCCATTTACCGTAGAAGTAGTGGGTTTAGCTATGGTTCTACAGTTCCTGGACCTATCGGTTCCATCCTCTCTCCCGGAATGGACCTGAAAAAACACAGTACCTTACCCTTTGCCTCCACACTTTGTGGCTCATGTACAAATGTATGCCCGGTGAAAATTAATATTCATGAGCAACTGTATAAATGGCGACAGGTAATCACCAAAGAAGGGCCAGCACAACCTTCCAAGAAATGGGCCATGCGCTTTGGTGGCAATGTAATGTCCAAGCCAAAGCTTTTTGACATGATGGGCAACCTGGCCAGAAAATCACTGTCGATTAGTCCTCGTGGTTTTGTTTATAATAGCTTTAATGCATGGGGTAAACACAGGGAGTTGCCGGAAGTGCCCAAAGAAAGTTTCAAGGAATGGTACCGAAAAAACAGGAAGCAATGA
- a CDS encoding LutC/YkgG family protein — translation MNSSKEAIIAAIKKNKPDLLPLPEHPEYPYEDNLIEQFQASIKSNGGTARTGEGKAAVQSYLKENFASDKQILSLVDGITGNFDIGKVEDPHELEHIEVAILEGDWGVVENAAIWLPEEKIVHRALPFIAQHLIVLLKVDRLLGNMHEVYQKINVAEPGYGVFVAGPSKTADIEQSLVIGAHGPRSMVVFLME, via the coding sequence ATGAACAGTAGTAAAGAAGCCATAATAGCGGCCATAAAAAAGAACAAACCTGATTTGCTCCCTTTACCGGAGCATCCTGAATACCCTTATGAAGATAACCTGATCGAACAATTTCAGGCCAGTATAAAATCGAATGGCGGAACTGCCAGAACTGGAGAAGGAAAAGCAGCTGTACAAAGCTATTTGAAAGAAAACTTTGCCAGTGACAAACAGATATTGTCATTGGTGGATGGAATCACTGGGAATTTTGATATCGGGAAAGTTGAGGATCCCCATGAATTGGAACATATAGAAGTGGCTATCCTTGAAGGTGATTGGGGAGTAGTAGAAAATGCTGCAATTTGGTTACCTGAAGAAAAAATTGTCCATCGGGCCTTACCCTTCATTGCCCAGCACCTAATCGTTTTGCTGAAAGTTGACCGTTTATTAGGAAACATGCATGAGGTCTATCAAAAGATAAATGTAGCTGAGCCTGGTTATGGAGTATTTGTGGCCGGACCATCCAAAACTGCTGATATTGAGCAATCATTGGTCATTGGAGCACATGGACCTAGAAGTATGGTTGTGTTTTTAATGGAATAA
- a CDS encoding 6-bladed beta-propeller, translated as MKRRIFHAFAVLLFVVSCKESVKKEVLTGPLELHIAMEEIQPAYGFSKSELIPLELNDRSLIGAIDKIIVEKDKIYLLDKEITKSVLCFSTAGNFLFNINRLGEGEGEFSKPFDLNLFNESLQILDIIQKKVLVFDLEGNFKEEKAIPFEEQIVNFFPINQDLTAYHMDGRSFGSEETDFIRVFDNRDATISIQGVSDIGSTDAYQVPIEFSGHAGNVRFLHAWTDTIFKISEKKIEAEYILNFGSDRLTKEIKKLPLMDMRKYIMENPYVFNAANLVENEEYLSFQWTRSKAGYANSEDQTYVSYFKKSTAALSHFPLSVNWLGSVNLQGPIYGAEDWFFAYMDYEEWNGLSEPHRQDLIKQNPNVNTGFLDAGNPIIVKYRLKEE; from the coding sequence ATGAAAAGGAGAATATTCCATGCTTTTGCCGTACTGCTTTTTGTCGTTTCCTGTAAGGAGTCGGTTAAAAAGGAAGTTTTGACAGGTCCCCTGGAGCTACACATTGCAATGGAGGAAATACAACCGGCCTATGGTTTTAGCAAATCCGAGCTTATACCCCTGGAATTAAATGATAGGTCATTGATAGGAGCCATTGACAAAATAATTGTTGAAAAGGATAAAATATACCTACTTGACAAGGAGATTACAAAAAGTGTCTTGTGTTTTTCCACCGCTGGAAATTTCTTGTTTAATATAAATAGGCTTGGTGAAGGGGAGGGAGAATTTTCCAAACCATTTGACTTAAACTTGTTCAATGAATCGCTACAGATATTGGATATCATTCAAAAGAAAGTCCTTGTATTCGATTTGGAAGGCAACTTTAAGGAAGAAAAAGCAATCCCGTTTGAGGAACAAATTGTTAATTTTTTCCCCATTAATCAAGACCTTACAGCTTATCATATGGATGGCAGGTCTTTTGGATCTGAAGAAACGGACTTTATCAGGGTGTTTGACAATAGGGATGCTACCATTTCCATTCAGGGGGTGTCGGATATAGGAAGTACAGACGCTTATCAAGTTCCCATAGAATTTTCTGGACATGCAGGCAATGTTAGGTTTCTCCATGCTTGGACAGACACCATTTTCAAAATCTCTGAAAAAAAAATAGAGGCTGAATATATTTTGAATTTTGGCTCAGACCGCTTGACCAAAGAAATAAAGAAACTTCCTTTAATGGACATGCGGAAGTACATAATGGAAAACCCATATGTTTTTAATGCCGCAAATCTTGTTGAAAATGAGGAGTACCTGAGCTTTCAATGGACCAGAAGTAAAGCCGGCTATGCCAATTCTGAAGACCAAACTTATGTTTCCTATTTTAAGAAAAGCACAGCCGCACTATCTCATTTTCCATTGTCAGTAAATTGGTTGGGAAGCGTGAATTTACAAGGTCCCATTTATGGAGCTGAAGATTGGTTTTTTGCTTATATGGACTACGAAGAATGGAACGGGCTTTCAGAACCGCATAGGCAGGATCTTATTAAACAAAACCCCAATGTTAATACCGGTTTTTTGGATGCCGGTAATCCCATTATCGTCAAATATAGGTTGAAGGAAGAGTAA
- a CDS encoding (Fe-S)-binding protein, which yields MKVGLFIPCYVEQFYPQVAIASLELLESTGVDVDYPLKQTCCGQPMANSGYQEYGEGAAALFRKNFKDFDYVVCPSGSCTLHTKDHIYSGEENEPKVYELCEFLTDVLKIKELKADFPYKVGIHSSCHGLRGLNLAKPSELMGVEFNKPKQLLEMVNGIKLVELTRKDECCGFGGTFAVFEEAVSVSMGKDRIKDHEEHGVQVITGADMSCLMHLEGILRRDKSPVKVMHIAEILNAQVSKTQNQ from the coding sequence ATGAAAGTTGGATTATTTATACCTTGTTACGTAGAGCAATTTTACCCTCAGGTAGCCATTGCCAGTCTTGAGCTTTTAGAAAGCACAGGAGTGGATGTGGACTATCCCCTAAAACAAACCTGTTGTGGCCAACCGATGGCCAATTCAGGATACCAAGAATATGGGGAGGGAGCAGCCGCTTTATTTAGAAAAAACTTTAAGGATTTTGATTATGTAGTTTGCCCTTCAGGTAGCTGTACCCTACATACCAAAGACCATATTTATTCGGGTGAAGAAAATGAACCAAAGGTCTATGAACTTTGTGAGTTTCTTACCGATGTATTGAAAATTAAGGAGTTGAAAGCTGACTTTCCCTATAAAGTAGGCATTCATTCGAGTTGTCATGGGCTTAGGGGTCTGAATTTGGCAAAGCCATCAGAATTAATGGGGGTTGAATTTAATAAGCCTAAGCAACTGCTGGAAATGGTAAATGGCATCAAGCTGGTAGAACTTACCCGAAAAGACGAGTGCTGTGGTTTTGGAGGCACTTTTGCTGTATTTGAAGAAGCTGTTTCTGTAAGTATGGGCAAAGACAGGATAAAAGACCATGAAGAACATGGTGTACAAGTGATCACAGGAGCAGACATGTCCTGTTTGATGCATTTGGAAGGAATCCTTCGCCGGGATAAGAGCCCGGTAAAAGTCATGCACATTGCGGAAATTCTAAATGCCCAGGTATCCAAAACCCAAAACCAGTAA
- a CDS encoding sugar phosphate isomerase/epimerase family protein → MHNRRDFIKKTGLATAFLGLGLGGQAFSLAPRAELFKISLAQWSVNRLLFSKKMDNLDFAILAKKHGISAVEYVNQFFMDKAKDTSYLKEMKTRAEGEGVTSVLIMCDNEGKLGARDESERMETVENHKKWVEAAKFLGCHSIRVNGYSFARYSADKKDFAESMKLVADGLRNLCEFADTMGINVMIENHGGFSSNAKWLTGVMKAADHPRAGTLPDFGNFLMYREEGEKTLSYDSYKGVKQLMPFAKGVSVKPTVWDGKGNQSQLDYEKMMSIVLKAGYHGYCGIEHGEQGRIWESIVEIREQLEATEKALRGSFSV, encoded by the coding sequence ATGCATAACAGAAGAGACTTTATCAAAAAGACCGGATTGGCAACAGCCTTTTTAGGTTTAGGCCTTGGAGGACAGGCATTTTCATTGGCACCTCGTGCGGAGTTGTTTAAAATTTCATTGGCCCAGTGGTCGGTCAACAGATTGCTTTTTTCTAAGAAAATGGACAATTTGGATTTTGCCATACTTGCCAAAAAACACGGGATTTCTGCAGTAGAATATGTGAACCAGTTTTTTATGGACAAAGCCAAGGATACGAGTTATCTGAAAGAAATGAAAACCCGAGCAGAAGGCGAGGGCGTCACATCTGTGCTGATCATGTGTGACAATGAAGGAAAACTAGGAGCGAGGGATGAATCTGAAAGAATGGAAACTGTTGAAAACCATAAAAAATGGGTAGAAGCAGCCAAATTTCTTGGGTGCCATTCAATTAGGGTAAATGGCTACTCTTTTGCCAGATACAGTGCTGACAAGAAAGATTTTGCAGAATCTATGAAACTTGTGGCTGATGGCTTGCGAAACCTTTGTGAATTTGCAGATACCATGGGGATAAATGTGATGATTGAGAACCATGGTGGTTTTTCTAGCAATGCCAAGTGGCTTACAGGTGTAATGAAAGCTGCAGACCATCCAAGAGCAGGTACACTTCCGGATTTCGGAAATTTTTTAATGTATAGAGAAGAAGGAGAAAAAACCCTTTCTTATGATTCCTATAAAGGTGTAAAACAATTGATGCCTTTTGCCAAGGGAGTAAGTGTAAAACCTACGGTTTGGGATGGAAAAGGAAATCAGTCTCAGTTGGATTATGAAAAAATGATGTCCATTGTGCTTAAAGCAGGATACCATGGATATTGTGGTATTGAACATGGAGAACAAGGTCGCATTTGGGAAAGTATTGTAGAGATACGTGAACAACTTGAGGCTACTGAAAAAGCGCTGAGAGGTTCTTTTTCAGTTTAA
- a CDS encoding arylsulfatase, translating into MTQKSLLYLLFAAIFYSCTEKEAPLPNIVLIMGDDIGFSDLGAYGGEIETPNINRLADGGLRFTTFYNMAKCNPTRSTMLTGLYAGGEGAVHIANLTKQAGYSNIMSGKEHFDPWVPEYCKAEKVFDHSFYFWATTEYFLPPSGAFERPFYLEGKELRADEIEHEKSPMYKTDFITDYALKWLDETFEKEEPFFLYLPYHAAHYPLQARPEDIEKYRGKYLKGWDVLRQERFEKMQEIGVLPKGATLSPPENNLNKSRGPFLPDYTDYYAWDSLSDAKKDSLDLEMAVYAAIIDRMDQNIGRVLKKLEENGKMDNTIIMYLNDNGSCPFYTNKVLDVQPGPADSYWSLRTNWAILGNTPFRQHKQSGLEGGSHTPFIAYWPGKIAPNTITDQVGHVVDIAPTFLDLLNIQYPDSIQGYASLPLHGSSLLPIFMGEQRKEPEFFISGMDKFRMFRSGDYKIVRMNGGEWELYHIKNDPSELVNLADTMPDKVNELAMNYESTLVASANELP; encoded by the coding sequence ATGACCCAAAAGAGCTTATTGTATTTACTATTCGCAGCAATTTTCTACTCTTGTACTGAAAAAGAAGCCCCTTTACCAAACATAGTATTGATAATGGGAGATGATATAGGCTTTTCAGACCTTGGAGCCTATGGTGGAGAAATTGAAACGCCTAATATAAATCGCTTGGCTGATGGGGGTTTAAGGTTTACTACTTTTTACAATATGGCCAAATGTAACCCCACCCGATCTACCATGTTGACAGGCTTGTATGCTGGTGGTGAAGGAGCAGTACATATTGCCAACCTAACCAAACAAGCAGGTTATTCCAATATTATGAGTGGGAAGGAACACTTTGACCCATGGGTGCCGGAATATTGCAAAGCAGAAAAAGTATTTGATCATTCCTTTTATTTCTGGGCCACAACAGAATATTTTCTTCCTCCATCGGGAGCGTTCGAAAGACCTTTTTACCTTGAGGGCAAGGAACTAAGGGCTGATGAAATAGAACATGAAAAATCACCAATGTATAAAACTGATTTTATCACTGATTATGCTTTGAAATGGTTGGATGAAACTTTTGAAAAGGAAGAGCCTTTCTTTCTCTATTTGCCTTATCATGCTGCGCACTATCCACTGCAGGCCCGACCTGAGGACATAGAAAAATACAGGGGAAAATACCTCAAAGGCTGGGATGTTCTACGCCAAGAACGCTTTGAAAAGATGCAGGAAATAGGTGTACTGCCCAAAGGAGCGACACTCAGCCCCCCTGAAAATAATTTAAACAAATCCCGAGGGCCTTTTTTACCAGACTATACTGATTATTATGCCTGGGATAGCCTATCAGACGCTAAAAAAGACTCACTTGACCTTGAAATGGCTGTTTATGCAGCAATAATTGACCGAATGGACCAGAATATTGGTCGGGTTTTGAAGAAGTTAGAGGAAAATGGAAAGATGGACAATACCATCATCATGTACCTTAATGACAATGGCTCGTGCCCATTTTATACAAACAAGGTATTGGATGTGCAGCCGGGGCCTGCGGATTCCTATTGGAGTTTGCGAACCAATTGGGCCATTCTAGGAAACACCCCTTTTCGTCAACACAAACAGTCGGGGCTTGAAGGTGGGAGCCATACGCCTTTCATTGCTTATTGGCCGGGTAAGATTGCACCCAATACCATTACCGATCAAGTGGGACATGTGGTGGACATTGCCCCTACGTTTTTGGATCTGCTAAATATCCAGTACCCGGATTCGATTCAGGGTTATGCCAGCTTACCATTACACGGTAGTTCACTTCTTCCGATTTTCATGGGAGAGCAACGCAAAGAACCAGAATTTTTTATTTCAGGAATGGATAAATTCAGGATGTTCAGAAGTGGGGATTATAAAATTGTGCGAATGAATGGGGGAGAGTGGGAATTGTACCATATCAAAAATGACCCCTCTGAACTCGTGAACTTGGCTGATACCATGCCCGATAAAGTCAATGAATTGGCAATGAACTATGAATCTACCTTAGTGGCATCTGCCAATGAGCTTCCTTAA